A part of Perognathus longimembris pacificus isolate PPM17 chromosome 18, ASM2315922v1, whole genome shotgun sequence genomic DNA contains:
- the Exoc8 gene encoding exocyst complex component 8, with protein sequence MSDSGASRLRRQLESGGFEARLYVKQLSQQSDGDRDLQEHRQRVQALAEETAQNLKRNVYQNYRQFIETAREISYLESEMYQLSHLLTEQKSRLESIPLALLPAAAAGAPAGEDAAAAAAAAGPRARAPPAAAAAAPRDPAAPGGEEGPRRTLTTLLEKVEGCRALLEAPGQRLVYNGDLVEYEADHMAQLQRVHGFLMDDCLLVATWLPQRRGAYRYDALYPLDGLAVVNVKDNPPMKDMFKLLMFPESRIFQAENAKVKREWLEVLEETKRALGEKRRRAQEQAAAPRAPPAAPARGPPAEEAAPAAEPAEPAEPPAERVDLSLEWIQELPEDLDVCIAQRDFEGAVDLLDKLGRYLEDKPSPPPVKELRARVDERVRQLTDVLVFELSPDRSLRGGPRATRRAVSQLIRLGQGTKACELFLRNRAAAVHTALRQLRIEGATLLYIHKLCHVFFTSLLETAREFETDFAGTDSGCYSAFVVWARSAMGMFVDAFSKQVFDSKESLSTAAECVKVAKEHCRQLGEMGLDLTFVIHALLVKDIRGALHSYKEIIIEATKHRNSEEMWRRMNLMTPEALGKLREEMRSCGVGDFEQYTGDDCWVNLSYTVVAFTKQTMGFLEEALKLYFPELHMVLLESLVEVILVAVQHVDYSLRCEQDPEKKAFIRQNASFLYETVLPVVEKRFEEGVGKPAKQLQDLRNTSRLVRVNPESTTSVV encoded by the coding sequence ATGTCGGACAGCGGGGCGAGCCGCCTGCGGCGGCAGCTGGAGTCGGGCGGGTTCGAGGCGCGGCTGTACGTGAAGCAGCTGTCGCAGCAGTCGGACGGCGACCGCGACCTGCAGGAGCACCGGCAGCGCGTGCAGGCGCTGGCCGAGGAGACGGCGCAGAACCTGAAGCGCAACGTCTACCAGAACTACCGGCAGTTCATCGAGACGGCGCGCGAGATCTCCTACCTGGAGAGCGAGATGTACCAGCTGAGCCACCTGCTGACGGAGCAGAAGAGCCGGCTGGAGAGCATCCCGCTGGCGCTGCTGCCGGCCGCCGCGGCGGGCGCCCCGGCCGGGGaggacgccgccgccgccgccgccgccgcgggcccgcgcgcgcgcgccccgcccgccgccgccgccgccgccccgcgcgaCCCCGCGGCCCCGGGCGGCGAGGAGGGCCCGCGGCGCACGCTGACGACGCTGCTGGAGAAGGTGGAGGGCTGCCGCGCGCTGCTGGAGGCGCCGGGCCAGCGGCTGGTGTACAACGGGGACCTGGTGGAGTACGAGGCGGACCACATGGCGCAGCTGCAGCGCGTGCACGGCTTCCTGATGGACGACTGCCTGCTGGTGGCCACGTGGCTGCCGCAGCGGCGCGGCGCCTACCGCTACGACGCGCTCTACCCGCTGGACGGGCTGGCGGTGGTCAACGTCAAGGACAACCCGCCCATGAAGGACATGTTCAAGCTGCTCATGTTCCCCGAGAGCCGCATCTTCCAGGCGGAGAACGCCAAGGTCAAGCGCGAGTGGCTGGAGGTGCTGGAGGAGACCAAGCGCGCGCTGGGCGAGAAGCGGCGGCGCGCGCAGGAGCaggccgccgccccccgcgccccgccggcgGCGCCCGCGCGCGGCCCGCCCGCGGAGgaggccgcgcccgccgccgAGCCCGCCGAGCCCGCGGAGCCGCCGGCCGAGCGCGTGGACCTCTCCCTGGAGTGGATCCAGGAGCTGCCCGAGGACCTGGACGTGTGCATCGCCCAGCGCGACTTCGAGGGCGCCGTGGACCTGCTCGACAAGCTGGGCCGCTACCTGGAGGACAAGCCCAGCCCCCCGCCCGTGAAGGAGCTCCGCGCGCGCGTGGACGAGCGCGTGCGCCAGCTCACCGACGTGCTGGTGTTCGAGCTGTCCCCCGACCGCTCGCTGCGGGGCGGGCCCCGGGCCACGCGCCGGGCCGTGTCCCAGCTGATCCGGCTCGGCCAGGGCACCAAGGCCTGCGAGCTGTTCCTGCGCAACCGGGCCGCGGCGGTGCACACGGCCCTCCGCCAGCTGCGCATCGAGGGCGCCACGCTGCTCTACATCCACAAGCTGTGCCACGTCTTCTTCACCAGCCTCCTGGAGACGGCCCGGGAGTTCGAGACGGACTTCGCGGGCACCGACAGCGGCTGCTACTCGGCCTTCGTGGTGTGGGCCCGGTCGGCCATGGGCATGTTCGTGGACGCCTTCAGCAAGCAGGTGTTCGACAGCAAGGAGAGCCTGTCCACGGCCGCCGAGTGCGTGAAGGTGGCCAAGGAGCACTGCCGGCAGCTGGGGGAGATGGGGCTGGACCTCACCTTCGTCATCCACGCGCTGCTGGTGAAGGACATCCGGGGCGCCCTGCACAGCTACAAGGAGATCATCATCGAAGCCACCAAGCACCGCAACTCGGAGGAGATGTGGCGGCGGATGAACCTGATGACGCCCGAGGCGCTGGGCAAGCTCCGGGAGGAGATGAGGAGCTGCGGGGTGGGCGACTTCGAGCAGTACACGGGCGACGACTGCTGGGTGAACCTGAGCTACACGGTGGTGGCCTTCACCAAGCAGACcatgggcttcctggaggaggcgcTGAAGCTCTACTTCCCGGAGCTGCACATGGTGCTGCTGGAGAGCCTGGTGGAGGTCATCTTGGTGGCCGTCCAGCACGTGGACTACAGCCTCCGCTGCGAGCAGGACCCGGAGAAGAAGGCCTTCATCAGGCAGAACGCCTCCTTCCTCTACGAAACCGTCCTCCCTGTGGTGGAGAAGCGGTTCGAGGAGGGGGTCGGGAAGCCGGCCAAGCAGCTCCAGGACCTGAGGAACACATCCAGACTGGTCAGGGTGAACCCGGAGAGCACCACCTCCGTGGTCTGA
- the Sprtn gene encoding LOW QUALITY PROTEIN: DNA-dependent metalloprotease SPRTN (The sequence of the model RefSeq protein was modified relative to this genomic sequence to represent the inferred CDS: deleted 2 bases in 2 codons), with amino-acid sequence MDEDLVVALRLQREWDARAAQREAAREPPSLVDASWELVDPTPDLQALFVQFNDRFFWGRLEAVEVKWSVRMTLCAGICLYEGRGGMCSIRLSEPLLKLRPRKDLVETLLHEMIHAYLFVTDNDKDREGHGPEFCKHMRRINDLTGANITIYHSFHDEVEEYRRHWWRCDGPCQHRQPYHGYVKRATNRAPSRHDYWWAEHQKTCGGTFVKVREPESHARKGKRKAKAEPPPGPAVESQGDGRRAAPQLVPFSGERLRPRGDRPPPPRPLRGEAPPGAGRQSVLSSYFPPKAFRSVSVPSLASPRPSPPPGAHGARLGVPGDPQARGPSGRPQTAPAGARGGFGRPCRREGAGARAPAGPGAGSRVVSCPVCLGAVAEAQINQHLDLCLEGTAGTPGAAGSEVGRGSPRPEVL; translated from the exons ATGGACGAGGATCTGGTGGTGGCGCTGCGGCTGCAGCGGGAGTGGGACGCGCGGGCCGCGCAGCGCGAGGCGGCGCGGGAGCCGCCGTCGCTGGTGGACGCGTCCTGGGAGCTGGTGGACCCCACCCCGGACCTGCAGGCGCTGTTCGTGCAGTTCAACGACCGTTTCTTCTGGGGCCGGCTGGAGGCCGTGGAGGTCAAGTGGAGCGTGCGCATGACCCT GTGTGCTGGGATCTGCCTCTATGAAGGAAGAGGCGGGATGTGTTCCATTCGTCTCAGTGAACCTCTCTTAAAGCTGAGACCAAGAAAGGATCTTGTAGAG ACCCTCTTGCATGAAATGATACATGCCTATTTGTTTGTCACTGATAACGATAAAGACCGGGAAGGACATGGTCCAGAGTTTTGTAAACACATGCGTCGCATCAACGACCTGACTGGAGCCAATATAACG ATCTACCACAGCTTCCACGACGAG GTGGAGGAGTACCGGCGGCACTGGTGGCGC TGCGACGGCCCGTGCCAGCACCGGCAGCCCTACCACGGCTACGTCAAGCGCGCCACCAACAGGGCGCCCTCCCGCCACGACTACTGGTGGGCCGAGCACCAGAAGACCTGCGGCGGCACCTTCGTTAAAGTGCGGGAGCCCGAGAGCCACGCGAGGAAAGGCAAGCGGAAGGCGAAGGCAGAGCCGCCGCCCGGCCCTGCGGTGGAGAGCCAAG GCGACGGCAGACGGGCGGCCCCGCAGCTGGTGCCCTTCAGTGGGGAAAGGCTACGTCCTCGGGGAGAccgcccgccgcccccgcgccccctccgTGGAGAAGCGCCCCCCGGCGCCGGCCGCCAGAGCGTCCTGAGCAGCTACTTCCCCCCGAAGGCCTTCCGCAGCGTGAGCGTGCCCTCGCTCGCCTCCCcgcgccccagcccgccccccggAGCCCACGGGGCCCGCCTCGGCGTCCCCGGAGACCCGCAGGCGCGAGGACCCTCGGGCCGCCCGCAAACGGCCCCGGCTGGAGCCCGAGGCGGCTTTGGACGGCCTTGCCGTCGGGAAGGAGCGGGGGCCCGGGcgccggccgggcccggggctgGGAGCCGCGTGGTCAGCTGCCCCGTGTGTCTGGGGGCCGTGGCGGAAGCGCAGATCAACCAGCACTTGGACTTGTGTCTGGAGGGGACCGCGGGGACGCCGGGGGCCGCGGGGTCTGAGGTGGGGCGCGGCTCGCCCCGGCCCGAGGTTCTGTGA
- the Egln1 gene encoding egl nine homolog 1, producing the protein MASDSGGPGAAGAGERDRQYCELCGKMENLMRCGRCRSSFYCSKEHQRRDWKKHKLVCAGGEAGAGAGPPAAGAAAAGAARPDAARRRPPPAPARRSPGPERAGPCPAAAGEALSPGGGGGGGPARPNGQTKPLPALKLALEYIVPCMNKHGICVVDDFLGRDTGQRIGDEVRALHDTGRFTDGQLVSQKSDSSKDIRGDQITWVEGKEPGCQTIGLLMSSMDDLIRHCSGKLGNYRINGRTKAMVACYPGNGTGYVRHVDNPNEDGRCVTCIYYLNKDWDAKVSGGILRIFPEGKAQFADIEPKFDRLLFFWSDRRNPHEVQPAYATRYAITVWYFDADERARAKVKYLTGEKGVRVELNKPPESISKDAQ; encoded by the exons atGGCCAGTGACAGCGGCGGGCCCGGCGCGGCCGGCGCCGGCGAGCGCGACCGGCAGTACTGCGAGCTGTGCGGGAAGATGGAGAACCTGATGCGCTGCGGGCGCTGCCGCAGCTCCTTCTACTGCAGCAAGGAGCACCAGCGCCGGGACTGGAAGAAGCACAAGCTGGTGTGCGCGGGCGGCgaggcgggcgcgggcgcggggccgcccgccgcgggcgccgccgccgccggggccgcGCGCCCggacgccgcccgccgccgcccgccgcccgcgcccgcccggcgCTCGCCCGGCCCCGAGCGCGCCGGCCCGTGCCCCGCGGCGGCCGGCGAGGCGCTgagccccggcggcggcggcggcggcggcccggcgcGGCCCAACGGGCAGACCAAGCCGCTGCCCGCGCTGAAGCTGGCGCTGGAGTACATCGTGCCCTGCATGAACAAGCACGGCATCTGCGTGGTGGACGACTTCCTGGGCCGCGACACCGGGCAGCGCATCGGCGACGAGGTGCGCGCGCTGCACGACACCGGCCGCTTCACCGACGGGCAGCTCGTCAGCCAGAAGAGCGACTCCTCCAAGGACATCCGGGGCGACCAGATCACCTGGGTGGAGGGCAAGGAGCCCGGCTGCCAGACCATCGGGCTGCTCATGAGCAGCATGGACGACCTCATCCGCCACTGCAGCGGCAAGCTGGGCAACTACCGGATCAACGGCCGGACCAAA GCGATGGTAGCTTGTTACCCGGGCAACGGAACAGGCTACGTTCGTCACGTTGATAATCCGAATGAAGATGGAAGATGTGTGACCTGTATATATTATCTAAATAAAGACTGGGATGCCAAG GTAAGCGGAGGTATACTTCGGATTTTTCCGGAAGGCAAAGCCCAGTTTGCTGACATTGAACCCAAATTCGATAGACTGCTGTTTTTCTGGTCTGACCGCCGCAACCCTCATGAAGTACAACCAGCCTACGCTACAAG GTACGCAATAACTGTTTGGTATTTTGATGCAGATGAGCGAGCAAGAGCTAAAGTGAAATATCTAACTG GTGAGAAGGGCGTGAGGGTTGAGCTCAACAAGCCTCCGGAGTCCATCAGCAAGGATGCGCAGTAG